Genomic segment of Candidatus Flexicrinis affinis:
CCGCGTTGCGAGTATCGACATCTGCATCAGAAGCAGTTCGTCGAACACGTACCGGTTTCGCGCGTGGGTCAGGTGGTCGTGACCCTCGGGGAAGTGCAGGTTCCTGATCGTCCAGCCCAACTCGGCCAGATCGGTGCGCTCAAGCACCGACGCGGGCATGTAGTCAGGCAGGTGTTCCGCCCAGTAGGTGACGGTGTCGCGCATCAAGCGACGCATCGTGCGCCCCGAGATGCCTTCGGTCAGCGGGTAAATCGGCACGATGCCGATCTGGCGCAGGTTCTCCGGGTCGATCTGTTCCCATTCCGGGTTGGCCATCTGTGGTTGACCCCGGAATGCGGTGACACGTCCGTGCAGGACAAATTGAGCCGATGGCTGGAACGTGCGGTTCAGGTAGTGCTGTCCGAAGAACGTGACGTGCAGCGTGCCGGTACCGTCGTAGAACTCGACCCACAGGTCTTTGCGCCTGCTCTTGATGGCCTTGAGTTCGCTTCGGCGGACCGTGGCGATAACGGTCGTATTCTGCAGTGGAACAAGCCGGGATATCGGGGTCAGGCGCGTGTAATCGTCATAGCGGCGAGGCAGCAGTGCCAGCATGTCCTCGATCGTATGCACGTTGAGGTTCGCGAGCGATTCGACCATCTTCGGCCCGATTCCGCGGACGGTCTCAACCGACGCACGGAGACCCCGCATGATGTCCGTTGCGGCTTCCGGGTCGACATTGGGCCGAGGCGAGCGTGGTGGCCGGGCCAGCCGAATCTCGGTCGGTATATCAAGCTGGCCGGTGTGCAGCACTTCGATAGGGTCGCTGACATCGAAGCTGAGGTCGCCATCGTCACCGCCGCGTGGGCGTTGTTGGTCACGCCGGTCGCGCTGCGTCCTGCCCTGCTGGCCGCGATCCGGCCGATTCTGGCCACCATCACGCCGCTGCTGTTCACCGCGCGGACGATCTGGCTTGCTGCGCCGCTCGTCACGCCGTCCCTGATCACGCGCTTGTTCATCGCGCTCTCGGCGGTCCGGGCGCGGTGGACGGTCCTGTGCTTGCTGCTCAGGCACGGCCCGCTCACGGGGCTCGGCAGACGGCTCGGGATGGGATGGACTCGTGTCGGGTGGAGTCGTTTCGACGGGGGCCGCAGGCTCCGGTGCCGGATTGGCCGCAGGTGTTGGCTGTTTCGCGGCGTCACCCGCCTCGAACACCTCGCGTTCGGTAGGCGGCTGGACCCGACCGGTCACGCGGTCTAACATGTAGTTTACGATTTGCAGGCGGCGCTCTCGTTCGCCGATGTCGTCGTAACCGCGCATCAGTGACGTGAGTTCGTCTACAAGCCTGCGCTGTTCGGGCCGACGTGCCTGTTCGTACGCCTGCATCGACCACGTCGAACTATAGGCGCGCAGTCCGCCGACCACGGCACGATTGTTGGCGCCTTGCTGACGCTCGAGCTTGAGTATCTTGACTAACTGTTCAATTGCTGAGGGCATGACGTTGTTGAGCTACGCCTTCCAGGATGTGCTGACCGAAGCAAACCCGAGCGACCCCGGACCGATGTGAACGCCGAGCGTCGGCCCAACCCGCAAGATCTGCGTCTCTTCGGGCAGGATATCGGCAATACGTTCCTTGACTTCTAGCGCGCCGTCGAGATTGTTTGAGTGGATTATCGCAAGCCTATCGATGGGTGCTTGCTCACGCAAGATATCTATCATGTGGTCGACGGCTTTGCCGAACGTGCGGACTCGCGCGGCGGCCAGTACTTCTCCCTCGTGCACCTGCAAAATGGGTTTGATCTGCAGCAGTGCGCCAATCCCGGCGGCAGCCCAGCCTACACGGCCCCCGCGCCTGAGGAATTCCATCGTGACCAGCGCGACGTACAGTGCTTGATTCTGTCGTACGCGTTGGATCGCGTCGAGCGTCGCCTCTACGTTTCCCGTCTGCGCTGCTACTTCGGCACCAATAATGACCTGCCATCCCATGCCGAGGCTGAGTTGCCCGCTGTCAATCAGCGTGTACTTGTTGGATGGCAGACCGGAACCGCCAATCCGGAACGAGTTATAGGTGGTCGATAGCTTGGCTGGGGTTACGATCGCAATGACGTGATCAGCAGACTCAGCTGCGCGCTGCAAGGCTTCTTCGGCAAGTGCCGGGGGAGGTGCTGCTGTGGTCGGATGCGAGGCCATTGCCGGAAGCTCGCGATAGAACGCTTCACGGTCAAGTTCCTTGCCGTCGTCGGCAAAGCTTTGCCCTCCATAGTTCACAAACGTGGGGACAACACCGATATCATGTTTGTCCACAATCTCCTGCGGCAAGTCGGCAACGCTGTCGGTAACGAACTTAATCTTCAAGAATGTCATGGGCCTCACCTATACGCGAACCTAGAATGACCAAACCACCGGCGTGTGGCCCAAGAAACGATGCCATCGCCGTAGTGCAACTGCTGAGAGATGGTGTCTGACCCGGGATTTCACCGTGCCAACGGGCCAGTAACTGCCGCGTCACTTCCGAGCGATGCACGCCTTCGGGCTGAACGATCACCGCGGACTCGAACGCGCTGAACCCCTGTGCGAACTCGATCAATTGGTCGATGATCTGAGCGCGCGTGCGAGCCTTTCCGGTCGTCACTAAATGTCCATCGTCGAGCGTGAGCAGCGGCCGAACGCCCAGCATCGACGACAATACGCTGTGTTCCGCCGGGATGATGCCATTATGGAGCAGCGTCTCGGTGGATTCAACATAGTATATCGAGAACACGCGGGTCGTCGTGTTACGAATATCGCGCACAAGCTGGTCGATCGTGCGACACGCTTGAGCTCGTTTGAGCGCACGCATGACCACCAGACCTTGACCGGCGCAGATCGTACGCGAATCGATCACGGTGATATCTTGCGGTCCGGCGCTCATCGCAGCAGTGCGGGCATTCACGAAGCTATCCGATAGCGCCGCGGATGCGGTGATGCAGACGACGGCGGATGCCTCGCTCTTGGCGGCGCGGAACACGCGATAATACTCTTCCGGGCCGGGCGGCACGATCGTCGATGGAACCGGCCGGCGAGTTGGGCTGTCGTATGCTGCGCTCCGCGCTGCGCTCAACGCCGCAGACGAGCGTTCGTCGACCGTCCGCCACGGCACAATGTGCAGCGGCAGACCCGCGCCAGAATCTTCTGCAAAGCCCGCGGCGCCGTCTGTGACGATTGAGCAATCCAGCATCGGCGTGAGTGCTATTCGATGCTGATGAGGTAGGGATAGAGCGGCTGACCACCCCGTACGACAACAATTTCGGGCCCCGGGAAGAGCTCGCCAAGTCGTTCACCAAGCCGCGCCGCTTGTGCTTCGCGCACGGCGTCGCCAAAGTACATGGTTATGAGTTCGGCCTGACTGGCATTCAGGTTCGTCAATACTTGTTCGACAACCGCATCCGGCGACTGGCCGGAGCCGACCAGCTTGCCGTCCAACAAGGCGATGATGTCGCCTTCTTCGGCAGTCACGCCATCCAGTGTGATCGTCCTTGTCGAGGTCGTCACCTCGATCGTGCGGACGGCGCGCACCGACGCCGCCATTTCGTCGGTGAGATCGTCGAGGTTAACGCTGCCGTTCGCGTTGATGTACGTCATCAACGCCGCGACACCTTGCGGAACTGTGCGGGTCGGGACGACCCGTACGGTCTTATCTGCGGTCAGTTTCGCTGCTTGCTCGGCTGCGAGAATGATGTTCTTGTTGTTTGGGAGCAGGACGATTTCGTCATTGGGGAGGCTGTTGATCGCCGTGAGGAAGTCCTCGGCACTGGGGTTCATGGTTTGGCCGCCGCTGATGACGACCGATGCCCCGAGCTCGCGCACCATGAGTTTGCGCATGCCGTCGCCTGCCGCCACGGTCACGACAGCCACGCC
This window contains:
- the recG gene encoding ATP-dependent DNA helicase RecG yields the protein MPSAIEQLVKILKLERQQGANNRAVVGGLRAYSSTWSMQAYEQARRPEQRRLVDELTSLMRGYDDIGERERRLQIVNYMLDRVTGRVQPPTEREVFEAGDAAKQPTPAANPAPEPAAPVETTPPDTSPSHPEPSAEPRERAVPEQQAQDRPPRPDRRERDEQARDQGRRDERRSKPDRPRGEQQRRDGGQNRPDRGQQGRTQRDRRDQQRPRGGDDGDLSFDVSDPIEVLHTGQLDIPTEIRLARPPRSPRPNVDPEAATDIMRGLRASVETVRGIGPKMVESLANLNVHTIEDMLALLPRRYDDYTRLTPISRLVPLQNTTVIATVRRSELKAIKSRRKDLWVEFYDGTGTLHVTFFGQHYLNRTFQPSAQFVLHGRVTAFRGQPQMANPEWEQIDPENLRQIGIVPIYPLTEGISGRTMRRLMRDTVTYWAEHLPDYMPASVLERTDLAELGWTIRNLHFPEGHDHLTHARNRYVFDELLLMQMSILATRREWQSVPAEPLPVDDGFMDDFVASVFPYPLTGAQQRAIADIRHDAAKSTPMNRLLQGDVGSGKTAVAISAMILAYANGKQAALMAPTGILAEQHYRSISRQLEATPGDRKPRVALLTSALSAADKRATLAGLADGSVDIVIGTHAVIEEGVTFQNLGLVVIDEQHRFGVQQRGRLRGKGTNPHVLVMTATPIPRTLALTLFADLDLTVLDEMPPGRTPIDTYIIPDVKRERMYRFVEEQLEQGRQAFIVHPLVEASDTIEAASAVEEFERLSQVFYHYRVGLLHGKMRPAEKDDIMGAFSRGEIDVLVTTSVAEVGVDVPNANVIVIEGANRFGLAQLHQFRGRVGRGQHKSTCFLVPDMDTPESEARLKALTETTDGFKLAEIDWQQRGAGDLIGTRQSGRSKLQLLHAMVPHLVDMAQREARTLFEEDPYLTMPEHRLLAERVAMLYDPEVDVS
- a CDS encoding DegV family protein; amino-acid sequence: MTFLKIKFVTDSVADLPQEIVDKHDIGVVPTFVNYGGQSFADDGKELDREAFYRELPAMASHPTTAAPPPALAEEALQRAAESADHVIAIVTPAKLSTTYNSFRIGGSGLPSNKYTLIDSGQLSLGMGWQVIIGAEVAAQTGNVEATLDAIQRVRQNQALYVALVTMEFLRRGGRVGWAAAGIGALLQIKPILQVHEGEVLAAARVRTFGKAVDHMIDILREQAPIDRLAIIHSNNLDGALEVKERIADILPEETQILRVGPTLGVHIGPGSLGFASVSTSWKA
- a CDS encoding DegV family EDD domain-containing protein, with the translated sequence MLDCSIVTDGAAGFAEDSGAGLPLHIVPWRTVDERSSAALSAARSAAYDSPTRRPVPSTIVPPGPEEYYRVFRAAKSEASAVVCITASAALSDSFVNARTAAMSAGPQDITVIDSRTICAGQGLVVMRALKRAQACRTIDQLVRDIRNTTTRVFSIYYVESTETLLHNGIIPAEHSVLSSMLGVRPLLTLDDGHLVTTGKARTRAQIIDQLIEFAQGFSAFESAVIVQPEGVHRSEVTRQLLARWHGEIPGQTPSLSSCTTAMASFLGPHAGGLVILGSRIGEAHDILED